A single region of the Salarchaeum japonicum genome encodes:
- a CDS encoding TATA-box-binding protein → MTDPKETINIENVVASTGIGQELDLQSVAMDLEGADYDPEQFPGLVYRTQEPKSAALIFRSGKIVCTGAKSTADVHESLRIVFDKLRELNIEVEDDPEIVVQNIVTSADLGRQLNLNAIAIGLGLENIEYEPEQFPGLVYRLDEPEVVALLFGSGKLVITGGKKPEDAEHAVDKIVSRLEELGLLE, encoded by the coding sequence GTGGTCGCCTCCACGGGAATCGGCCAGGAGCTCGACCTTCAGAGCGTCGCCATGGACCTCGAAGGTGCCGACTACGACCCCGAGCAGTTCCCCGGCCTCGTCTACCGCACCCAGGAGCCGAAGAGCGCCGCGCTCATCTTCCGCTCCGGCAAAATCGTCTGCACCGGCGCGAAATCCACCGCAGACGTCCACGAAAGCCTCCGCATCGTCTTCGACAAACTCCGCGAACTCAACATCGAAGTCGAAGACGACCCCGAAATCGTCGTCCAGAACATCGTCACCTCCGCCGACCTGGGCCGCCAACTCAACCTCAACGCCATCGCCATCGGATTGGGCCTCGAAAACATCGAGTACGAACCCGAACAGTTCCCCGGCCTCGTCTACCGCCTCGACGAACCCGAAGTCGTCGCCCTCCTCTTCGGCTCCGGCAAACTCGTCATCACCGGCGGCAAGAAACCCGAGGACGCCGAACACGCCGTCGACAAAATCGTCAGCCGCCTCGAAGAACTCGGCCTGCTCGAGTAA
- the hisG gene encoding ATP phosphoribosyltransferase: MRIAVPNKGRLHDPTVDLLDRAGLSIEPTADRQLYADTVDPDITVLFARAADIPEYVADGAADLGITGLDQVRESGVDLEDRLDLGYGECRLVLAAPEEDDLASVDDLAGKTVATEFPRVARDYFADADVSPDIVEVSGATELTPHVEMADAIIDITSTGTTLRVNRLEIVDEVLASSVRLFARPDVESEKASQVETALDSVIAAEDKRYLMLNAPADRLDEIEDVIPGLGGPTVLDVDEPNTVAVHAVVPEREVFQTITDLKEKGASDVLVTEIERLVE, encoded by the coding sequence ATGCGAATCGCCGTCCCCAACAAGGGCAGACTGCACGACCCGACCGTCGACCTGCTCGACCGCGCGGGGCTCTCGATAGAACCGACCGCCGACCGCCAGCTCTACGCCGACACCGTCGACCCCGACATCACGGTGCTGTTCGCGCGCGCCGCCGACATCCCCGAGTACGTCGCGGACGGCGCGGCCGACCTCGGCATCACCGGCCTCGACCAGGTTCGGGAGTCCGGCGTCGACCTCGAAGACCGCCTCGACCTCGGCTACGGGGAGTGTCGGCTCGTCCTCGCCGCCCCCGAGGAGGACGACCTGGCGTCGGTCGATGACCTCGCGGGAAAGACCGTCGCCACCGAGTTCCCGCGGGTCGCCCGCGACTACTTCGCGGACGCGGACGTTTCGCCCGACATCGTGGAGGTGTCGGGCGCGACCGAACTCACGCCGCACGTGGAGATGGCGGACGCCATCATCGACATCACCTCGACGGGGACGACGCTCCGCGTGAACCGCCTCGAAATCGTGGACGAAGTGCTCGCGAGCTCCGTCCGGCTGTTCGCCCGTCCGGACGTCGAGAGCGAGAAGGCGAGCCAGGTCGAGACCGCCTTGGATTCGGTCATCGCCGCGGAGGACAAGCGCTACCTGATGTTGAACGCGCCCGCCGACCGCCTCGACGAAATCGAGGACGTGATTCCCGGTCTCGGCGGCCCGACGGTGCTGGACGTGGACGAACCGAACACCGTCGCCGTCCACGCCGTCGTCCCCGAACGCGAGGTCTTCCAGACCATCACCGACCTCAAAGAGAAGGGCGCGAGCGACGTGCTGGTCACCGAAATCGAGCGACTCGTCGAGTAA
- a CDS encoding amidohydrolase: protein MTTLEITGGRVLRPDFSVERADVLVDQDAGEILDVGDVPEGDETLDAADCLVMPGLVNAHTHAAMTLLRGYADDKPLDAWLQEDIWPAEAELTAADVRAGTELALVEMIRGGVTAFADMYFEEPAVADAVADAGVRARLGHGVVTVGKDDESARADNEESLDFAREYDGYADGRVKTVYAPHSLTTVDDALLAEFTAEARGAGVPLHFHANETAGEVEPIVESEGERPLAHADDLGMLTEDDFLAHGVHVDGEEIDLLAARGTAVVHCPASNMKLASGMAPVQRLREAGVTVALGTDGAASNNDLDVFDELRDAAMLGKLAAEDAAAVPAEAAVEMATAGGADALGFDSGRVEAGANADLAVVDFDAPHLTPVHDHVSHLAYAVRGSDVRHTVCDGRVLMEDRDLVTLDEAEIRGRAADRAADLAERAD, encoded by the coding sequence ATGACGACGCTCGAAATCACCGGTGGGCGGGTGCTTCGCCCCGACTTCTCGGTCGAACGCGCGGACGTGCTGGTAGACCAGGACGCGGGCGAGATTCTGGACGTGGGCGACGTACCCGAAGGCGACGAGACGCTGGACGCCGCGGATTGCCTGGTGATGCCCGGGCTGGTGAACGCGCACACGCACGCCGCGATGACGCTCCTCCGCGGGTACGCGGACGACAAACCCCTCGACGCGTGGCTGCAGGAGGACATCTGGCCCGCGGAGGCCGAACTCACGGCGGCGGACGTGCGCGCCGGCACCGAACTCGCGCTCGTGGAGATGATTCGCGGCGGCGTGACGGCGTTCGCCGACATGTACTTCGAGGAACCGGCGGTCGCCGACGCCGTCGCTGACGCGGGCGTGCGGGCGCGACTCGGCCACGGCGTCGTCACCGTCGGGAAGGACGACGAGTCGGCGCGCGCGGACAACGAGGAGAGCCTCGACTTCGCCCGCGAGTACGACGGCTACGCGGACGGCCGCGTGAAGACGGTGTACGCGCCGCACAGCCTCACCACCGTGGACGACGCCCTCCTCGCGGAGTTCACCGCGGAGGCGCGCGGCGCGGGAGTTCCCCTGCACTTCCACGCGAACGAGACCGCGGGCGAAGTCGAACCCATCGTCGAGTCCGAGGGCGAACGACCGCTCGCGCACGCGGACGACCTCGGGATGCTCACCGAGGACGACTTCCTCGCGCACGGCGTGCACGTGGACGGCGAGGAGATCGACCTGCTCGCGGCGCGCGGGACGGCGGTCGTGCACTGCCCGGCGTCGAACATGAAGCTCGCGTCCGGGATGGCTCCCGTCCAGCGACTCCGGGAGGCGGGCGTGACGGTCGCGCTCGGCACGGACGGCGCGGCGTCGAACAACGACCTCGACGTGTTCGACGAACTGCGGGACGCCGCGATGCTCGGGAAGCTCGCCGCCGAGGACGCCGCCGCCGTGCCCGCCGAGGCCGCGGTGGAGATGGCGACCGCGGGCGGCGCGGACGCGCTCGGGTTCGACTCGGGCCGCGTCGAGGCGGGCGCGAACGCCGACCTCGCCGTCGTGGACTTCGACGCCCCCCACCTGACGCCCGTCCACGACCACGTCAGCCACCTCGCGTACGCCGTCCGCGGGAGCGACGTGCGTCACACCGTCTGCGACGGCCGCGTGCTCATGGAAGACCGCGACCTCGTCACGCTCGACGAGGCGGAAATCAGGGGGCGCGCCGCCGACCGCGCCGCCGACCTCGCGGAACGCGCCGACTAA
- a CDS encoding adenosylhomocysteinase: METAAPISERVSDVDAKHESGRQKIDWAREHMPILSALEDEFTAERPLSGEVVGMALHVEAKTAALVELLAEGGAEVAITGCNPLSTHDDVSVALDAHENITSYAEHGIDDTEYYEAIDAVIDHEPTITVDDGGDLVFRIHEEYPELVESIIGGTEETTTGVHRLRAMDADGALDYPMFNVNDTPMKHLFDNVHGTGESALANIAMTTNLSWAGKTVVVAGFGYCGRGVAKKARGQNAHVIVTEIDPRRALEAHMEGYEVTSMDDAAERGDVFVTTTGNRDVVTADHFEDMKDGVVLANAGHFDVEINLEDLRNLSVNEREVREGVQEYELADGSRVNVLAEGRLVNLASPVSLGHPVEVMDQSFGVQAVCVRELATHGDGYDDGLHDVPDALDREVAELKLDAEGIELDELTDVQREYMDSWQHGT, from the coding sequence ATGGAAACGGCCGCACCCATCAGCGAACGCGTCTCCGACGTGGACGCGAAACACGAGTCGGGCCGACAGAAGATAGACTGGGCCCGCGAACACATGCCGATTCTCTCCGCGCTCGAAGACGAGTTCACCGCGGAGCGCCCGCTCTCGGGCGAGGTCGTGGGGATGGCCCTCCACGTGGAGGCGAAGACGGCGGCGCTCGTCGAACTGCTCGCGGAGGGCGGCGCGGAGGTCGCTATCACGGGCTGTAACCCGCTCTCGACGCACGACGACGTGAGCGTCGCGCTCGACGCCCACGAGAACATCACGTCGTACGCCGAGCACGGCATCGACGACACCGAGTACTACGAGGCCATCGACGCCGTCATCGACCACGAACCCACCATCACGGTGGACGACGGCGGCGACCTCGTCTTCCGCATCCACGAGGAGTACCCCGAGCTCGTGGAGTCCATCATCGGCGGCACGGAGGAGACCACCACGGGCGTCCACCGCCTCCGCGCGATGGACGCGGACGGCGCGCTCGACTACCCGATGTTCAACGTGAACGACACCCCGATGAAGCACCTCTTCGACAACGTGCACGGCACCGGGGAGTCCGCGCTCGCGAACATCGCGATGACCACGAACCTCTCCTGGGCCGGCAAAACAGTGGTCGTCGCCGGGTTCGGGTACTGCGGGCGCGGCGTCGCGAAGAAGGCGCGCGGACAGAACGCGCACGTCATCGTCACCGAAATCGACCCGCGGCGCGCGCTCGAAGCCCACATGGAGGGCTACGAGGTCACGAGCATGGACGACGCCGCCGAGCGCGGCGACGTGTTCGTCACCACCACCGGAAACCGGGACGTAGTCACCGCCGACCACTTCGAGGACATGAAGGACGGCGTCGTGCTCGCGAACGCCGGGCACTTCGACGTGGAGATCAACCTCGAAGACCTCCGGAACCTCTCCGTGAACGAACGCGAAGTCCGCGAGGGCGTGCAGGAGTACGAACTCGCAGACGGCTCCCGCGTGAACGTGCTCGCCGAGGGCCGCCTCGTCAACCTCGCCAGCCCGGTCAGCCTCGGGCACCCCGTCGAAGTGATGGACCAGTCGTTCGGCGTGCAGGCCGTCTGCGTCCGCGAACTCGCGACGCACGGCGACGGCTACGACGACGGCCTCCACGACGTGCCGGACGCGCTCGACCGCGAGGTCGCTGAACTCAAACTCGACGCCGAGGGCATCGAACTCGACGAGCTCACGGACGTCCAGCGCGAGTACATGGACTCCTGGCAGCACGGCACGTAA
- a CDS encoding formate/nitrite transporter family protein, with amino-acid sequence MSDSDPVDKKSKTDILAAQIEEGTDELERPAGALFLSAISAGLDIGFGPFFMAVVLTLVGGTLPEPVTTLLVANAYTFGFVFVILGRSELFTEHTTLAVLPVLDGRASVRRLARLWGLVYTGNVLAGAVFAAAMVVLAPAYGVAGPDAFEHLAVPLVSHPPLVLLMGGVLAGWLMGLLSWLITAADSTMARIVLVWLVTMGIGLAHLPHSIAGNVEVLAAVLSSSAVGVSTYAGFLLLATAGNVVGGSLFVALLKYGYVVRGEE; translated from the coding sequence GTGAGCGACAGCGACCCCGTGGACAAGAAGTCGAAGACGGACATCCTCGCCGCGCAAATCGAGGAGGGGACGGACGAACTCGAACGGCCCGCGGGCGCGCTCTTCCTGTCCGCGATATCCGCGGGCCTCGACATCGGGTTCGGGCCGTTCTTCATGGCCGTCGTGCTCACGCTCGTCGGCGGCACGCTCCCCGAGCCGGTGACGACCCTGCTCGTCGCGAACGCGTACACGTTCGGGTTCGTGTTCGTCATCCTCGGGCGCTCCGAACTGTTCACCGAGCACACGACGCTCGCCGTCCTCCCCGTGCTCGACGGCCGCGCCTCCGTGCGCAGGCTCGCGCGCCTGTGGGGACTCGTCTACACGGGGAACGTCCTCGCCGGCGCGGTGTTCGCGGCGGCGATGGTCGTGCTCGCGCCCGCGTACGGGGTCGCCGGCCCGGACGCCTTCGAACACCTCGCGGTGCCGCTGGTCTCCCATCCGCCGCTCGTCCTCCTGATGGGCGGCGTGCTCGCCGGCTGGCTGATGGGGTTGCTCTCCTGGCTCATCACCGCCGCGGACTCCACGATGGCGCGCATCGTCCTCGTCTGGCTCGTCACCATGGGCATCGGGCTCGCGCACCTCCCGCACTCCATCGCGGGGAACGTCGAGGTGCTCGCCGCCGTCCTCTCCTCGTCCGCGGTCGGCGTCTCCACGTACGCCGGCTTCCTGTTGCTCGCGACCGCGGGGAACGTCGTCGGCGGGTCGCTGTTCGTCGCGCTCCTCAAGTACGGCTACGTCGTGCGGGGCGAGGAGTGA
- the hjc gene encoding Holliday junction resolvase Hjc codes for MVRNRKGDRRERELVNRLDEAGFAVMRAPASGSATQRELPDVLAGDGESFYAVEAKSSSGDPIYLTGEEIEALVYFSQNFGARPKVGARFDREDWYFFHPHDLHQTDGGNYRVKKETALESGETIADLKAASDDGGSDANRAENARKVLNAVAQGVLDVDEAAEML; via the coding sequence ATGGTCAGGAACCGGAAGGGCGACCGGCGGGAGCGCGAACTCGTGAACCGCCTCGACGAGGCCGGGTTCGCGGTGATGCGCGCGCCGGCGTCCGGGAGCGCGACCCAGCGCGAACTCCCGGACGTGCTCGCGGGCGACGGCGAGAGCTTCTACGCCGTGGAGGCGAAGTCGTCGTCGGGCGACCCCATCTATCTCACGGGCGAGGAAATCGAGGCGCTCGTCTACTTCTCCCAGAACTTCGGCGCGCGCCCGAAGGTCGGCGCGCGCTTCGACCGCGAGGACTGGTACTTCTTCCACCCGCACGACCTCCACCAGACGGACGGCGGGAACTACCGCGTGAAGAAGGAGACGGCGCTCGAATCGGGCGAAACCATCGCCGACCTGAAAGCCGCGAGCGACGACGGTGGGAGCGACGCGAACCGCGCCGAGAACGCGCGGAAGGTGTTGAACGCGGTGGCGCAGGGCGTCCTCGACGTGGACGAGGCCGCCGAGATGCTCTAG
- a CDS encoding SWIM zinc finger family protein, protein MVPSKHTSTTTSEPTALSPGGPTRTRADRARTERMAVTPLGGGRYEVVTEYDTVYTVHLPESRCTCPDYRHRRARCKHLRRVAIDVTAGRVPAPGQREAACADCERPVYVAADEPSPVYCDSCTLDTGRFVRDRERGDLLVVARTTRDRANTVEVPGWNTTVADYPTNRGYPETDVVVDVLYPIGRDLTPDDLAPTDLKRYAFPRSRLESLGRPD, encoded by the coding sequence ATGGTGCCCTCGAAACACACCAGCACCACGACCAGCGAACCGACCGCGCTCTCCCCCGGCGGCCCCACGCGGACGCGCGCCGACCGCGCGCGCACCGAACGCATGGCCGTCACCCCGCTCGGCGGCGGACGCTACGAGGTCGTGACCGAGTACGACACCGTCTACACCGTCCACCTCCCCGAGAGCCGCTGCACGTGCCCGGACTACCGGCACCGCCGCGCGCGCTGTAAACACCTCCGGCGGGTCGCCATCGACGTGACCGCCGGCCGCGTCCCCGCGCCCGGCCAGCGCGAGGCCGCCTGCGCGGACTGCGAGCGCCCGGTGTACGTCGCCGCGGACGAACCCAGTCCCGTCTACTGCGACTCCTGCACGCTCGACACCGGCCGGTTCGTCCGCGACCGCGAACGCGGCGACCTCCTCGTCGTCGCCCGCACCACCCGCGACCGCGCGAACACCGTCGAGGTTCCCGGCTGGAACACCACCGTCGCCGACTACCCGACCAACCGCGGCTACCCGGAGACGGACGTGGTCGTCGACGTCCTCTACCCCATCGGCCGCGACCTCACGCCCGACGACCTCGCGCCGACCGACCTCAAACGGTACGCGTTCCCGCGGAGCCGCCTCGAATCCCTCGGTCGGCCCGACTGA
- a CDS encoding DUF7472 family protein, whose amino-acid sequence MAFEREKLVEAGWATFGVVVFIAALVGTASVNGESLGRQGTLAVVGSLVLFLVVMGGIGFYLSTRD is encoded by the coding sequence ATGGCATTCGAGCGGGAGAAACTGGTCGAGGCCGGCTGGGCGACGTTCGGCGTGGTCGTGTTCATCGCGGCGCTGGTCGGAACCGCGTCCGTGAACGGTGAGTCGCTCGGTCGTCAGGGAACGCTCGCGGTCGTCGGGAGTCTCGTCCTCTTCCTCGTCGTGATGGGCGGAATCGGGTTCTACCTCTCGACGCGCGACTAG
- the priL gene encoding DNA primase regulatory subunit PriL, producing MDARHARYPFLASARTAVQEAGVDLADVVQNDDAVVERALERVTTAVTDREIGEAAHSTRVELLSYPVARVIVSLVDENILVRRYAQGEANTAYERFRDDFTTDDDLASVGGDERVSRDDLLREFDLRDHVTPTEEGFDVGVATYLLLSSSIRGEDWRLVNRRLDDGRVPVSGLELDDLLRQAVEDRVADGLPLSVPDAIGSELGEAVSEVKTVLSELDLTRDIDTVVPELFPPCMTNLLERVQRGDHLPHHSRFAITAFLANIGLSTDEIVQIYEVNPGFGEEMTRYQTDHIQGESSPTEYTAPACATMKSYGDCVNPDALCDHISHPLSYYEAKLDDADEDELDDWRDQNDQSEA from the coding sequence ATGGACGCGCGCCACGCCCGATACCCGTTCCTCGCGAGCGCCCGCACGGCGGTTCAGGAGGCCGGCGTGGATCTCGCGGACGTGGTGCAGAACGACGACGCGGTCGTGGAGCGCGCGCTGGAGCGCGTCACCACCGCGGTCACCGACCGCGAAATCGGCGAGGCCGCGCACAGCACGCGCGTCGAACTCCTCTCCTATCCGGTGGCGCGCGTCATCGTCTCGCTCGTGGACGAGAACATCCTCGTGCGGCGGTACGCGCAGGGCGAGGCGAACACCGCCTACGAGCGGTTCCGCGACGACTTCACGACCGACGACGACCTCGCGAGCGTCGGCGGCGACGAACGCGTCTCCCGCGACGACCTGCTCCGCGAGTTCGACCTCCGCGACCACGTCACCCCCACCGAGGAGGGGTTCGACGTCGGCGTCGCCACCTACCTCCTGCTCTCCTCCAGCATCCGCGGGGAGGACTGGCGGCTCGTCAACCGCCGGCTGGACGACGGCCGCGTTCCCGTGTCCGGCCTCGAACTCGACGACCTGCTCCGGCAGGCGGTCGAAGACCGGGTCGCGGACGGCCTCCCGCTCTCGGTGCCGGACGCCATCGGGAGCGAACTCGGCGAAGCCGTCTCGGAGGTGAAGACCGTGCTCTCCGAACTCGACCTCACTCGGGACATCGACACCGTCGTCCCCGAACTGTTCCCGCCCTGTATGACGAACCTCCTCGAACGCGTGCAGCGCGGCGACCACCTCCCCCACCACAGCCGGTTCGCCATCACGGCGTTCCTCGCGAACATCGGGCTCAGCACGGACGAAATCGTCCAGATATACGAAGTGAACCCCGGGTTCGGGGAGGAGATGACGCGCTACCAGACCGACCACATTCAGGGCGAGAGCAGTCCCACCGAGTACACCGCGCCCGCCTGCGCCACGATGAAGTCGTACGGCGACTGCGTGAACCCGGACGCGCTCTGCGACCACATCAGCCACCCGCTCTCCTACTACGAGGCGAAACTCGACGACGCCGACGAGGACGAACTCGACGACTGGCGCGACCAGAACGACCAGTCGGAGGCCTAG
- a CDS encoding protein sorting system archaetidylserine decarboxylase, translating to MQFAPGARRLAAYALVAALPFAFVPLGLAVVVLAPAFVLWFHRDPDRDTPASGVVAPADGTVSVIREEDDWLRVGVYMSAADVHVNRAPKSGFLEHVTHTPGAHKPAFSKDSDRNERVTLQFDDYEVVLIAGAFARRIHPHLDPGRTVERGGRIGHISFGSRADVKLPPTYEKSALLVEEGDTVRAGETVLVEEQ from the coding sequence GTGCAATTCGCCCCCGGCGCGCGACGGCTCGCGGCGTACGCGCTCGTCGCCGCGCTCCCGTTCGCCTTCGTCCCGCTCGGCCTCGCCGTCGTCGTGCTCGCGCCCGCGTTCGTGCTCTGGTTCCACCGCGACCCCGACCGTGACACGCCGGCGTCGGGCGTCGTCGCGCCCGCCGACGGCACGGTCTCCGTGATTCGTGAGGAGGACGACTGGCTCCGCGTTGGCGTCTACATGAGCGCCGCCGACGTGCACGTCAACCGCGCGCCCAAATCGGGGTTCCTCGAACACGTCACGCACACGCCCGGCGCGCACAAGCCCGCGTTCTCGAAGGACTCAGACCGGAACGAGCGCGTCACCCTCCAGTTCGACGACTACGAGGTCGTGCTCATCGCGGGCGCGTTCGCCCGCCGCATCCACCCCCACCTCGACCCCGGGCGGACGGTGGAACGCGGCGGCCGCATCGGCCACATCAGTTTCGGCAGCCGCGCCGACGTGAAACTCCCGCCGACCTACGAGAAATCCGCGCTGCTCGTCGAAGAAGGCGACACCGTCCGCGCGGGCGAGACAGTGCTGGTAGAAGAACAGTAG
- a CDS encoding DNA polymerase sliding clamp, with translation MFKAIISADTLRTTLDAVSVLVDECKIHLNEDGLAIRAVDPANVGMVDLELSSDAFESYDADGGLIGVNLSRLEDIAGMADAGQLIHLELDEETRKLHIQIEGLEYTLALIDPDSIRQEPDLPDLDLPATVVIEGGDLDRAVRAADMVSDHIALGVDDTSELFYVDAEGDTDDVHLELDADDLIDLEVGPAHSLFSLDYLKDMNKAIPKDAEITAELGEEFPVKLHFDLAEGQGSVTYMLAPRIQSD, from the coding sequence ATGTTCAAGGCGATTATTAGCGCCGACACGCTCCGCACGACACTCGACGCCGTGAGCGTGCTGGTGGACGAATGTAAGATCCACCTCAACGAGGACGGACTCGCGATTCGCGCCGTCGACCCCGCGAACGTCGGCATGGTCGACCTCGAACTCTCCAGCGACGCCTTCGAGTCGTACGACGCCGACGGCGGTCTCATCGGCGTCAACCTCTCCCGGCTCGAAGACATCGCCGGAATGGCGGACGCCGGCCAGCTCATCCACCTCGAACTCGACGAGGAGACCCGGAAGCTCCACATTCAGATCGAGGGCCTCGAATACACGCTCGCGCTCATCGACCCCGACAGCATCCGGCAGGAACCCGACCTCCCCGACCTCGACCTCCCCGCGACCGTCGTCATCGAGGGCGGCGACCTCGACCGCGCCGTCCGCGCCGCCGACATGGTCTCCGACCACATCGCGCTCGGCGTGGACGACACGTCCGAACTGTTCTACGTGGACGCGGAGGGCGACACGGACGACGTCCATCTCGAACTCGACGCGGACGACCTCATCGACCTCGAAGTCGGCCCCGCGCACAGCCTGTTCAGCCTCGACTACCTCAAGGACATGAACAAGGCGATTCCGAAGGACGCGGAAATCACGGCCGAACTCGGCGAGGAGTTCCCGGTCAAACTCCACTTCGACCTCGCGGAAGGCCAGGGGAGCGTCACCTACATGCTCGCCCCCCGCATCCAGAGCGACTAA
- a CDS encoding SOUL family heme-binding protein: MDARTTLKLAGGAVGAAAGALGAWTLADALAKWRVETLDYTHVADLDGVELRRYPETVRVETTAPSERAAFRRLYRYIDGANEGGDAVDATARVETGERVAMTAPVETEDTDGGVTMSFFLPASYTPETAPEPSNDAVSLAVEPPKTVAVLSFSWWTPEFRVRRKHAELLDALDAADIDAVGEPALWRYDAPATPPFRRTNEVVVAVESGSVRRYLAGERST, from the coding sequence ATGGACGCGCGGACGACCCTGAAACTGGCCGGCGGTGCGGTCGGCGCGGCGGCGGGCGCGCTGGGCGCGTGGACGCTCGCGGACGCCCTGGCGAAGTGGCGGGTGGAGACGCTCGACTACACGCACGTCGCCGACCTCGACGGCGTGGAACTCCGGCGCTACCCGGAGACCGTTCGGGTGGAAACCACGGCTCCCTCCGAGCGCGCGGCGTTCCGCCGACTCTATCGCTACATCGACGGCGCGAACGAGGGCGGCGACGCCGTCGACGCGACCGCGCGCGTCGAGACCGGCGAGCGGGTGGCGATGACGGCCCCAGTCGAGACCGAGGACACGGACGGTGGCGTGACGATGTCGTTCTTCCTCCCGGCGTCGTACACGCCGGAGACCGCGCCCGAGCCGTCGAACGACGCCGTCTCCCTCGCCGTCGAACCGCCGAAGACGGTCGCGGTGCTGTCGTTCTCGTGGTGGACGCCCGAATTCCGGGTGCGGCGGAAGCACGCGGAACTGCTCGACGCGCTCGACGCCGCGGACATCGACGCGGTGGGGGAGCCGGCGCTGTGGCGGTACGACGCGCCGGCGACGCCGCCGTTCCGGCGGACGAACGAGGTCGTCGTCGCGGTCGAGTCCGGGAGCGTCCGCCGGTATCTCGCGGGCGAACGAAGCACGTAA
- a CDS encoding 23S rRNA (uridine(2552)-2'-O)-methyltransferase codes for MSGKDEYYNRAKQQGYRARSAYKLKQLDRELELLPYGATVVDLGAAPGGWMQVAAEEVGSGGRVVGVDLQRIDDIEDVPAAVETVRGDMTEDDTKAEVREVAGGDVDVVVSDMAPNMTGEYNLDQARSVYLAQQALATARDLLTPGGHFAVKVFEGPDFDAFVEDVEESFSFVRVTSPDASRESSSELYVVGKNYVNAPVAAGDTLTVTVEDEGKEGDGIAYVEGFTVFVSGASEGDELEVEIEDVKPNYAFASKV; via the coding sequence ATGAGCGGGAAGGACGAGTACTACAACCGCGCGAAACAGCAGGGGTATCGCGCCCGGTCGGCGTACAAACTGAAGCAACTCGACCGGGAGCTGGAGCTCCTGCCGTACGGCGCGACCGTGGTCGATTTGGGGGCCGCACCGGGCGGCTGGATGCAGGTCGCCGCGGAGGAAGTCGGGTCTGGCGGTCGCGTTGTCGGCGTGGATCTCCAGCGAATCGACGACATCGAGGACGTGCCCGCGGCCGTGGAGACGGTGCGGGGCGACATGACCGAGGACGACACGAAGGCGGAGGTGCGGGAGGTCGCGGGCGGCGACGTGGACGTGGTGGTGTCGGACATGGCGCCGAACATGACCGGCGAGTACAACCTCGACCAGGCGCGCTCCGTCTACCTCGCCCAGCAGGCGCTCGCGACGGCGCGCGACCTCCTCACGCCCGGCGGGCACTTCGCGGTGAAGGTGTTCGAGGGCCCGGACTTCGACGCGTTCGTGGAGGACGTGGAGGAGTCGTTCAGTTTCGTTCGCGTCACCAGCCCCGACGCCTCCAGAGAGTCCTCCTCCGAGCTGTACGTCGTCGGGAAGAACTACGTGAACGCGCCCGTCGCGGCCGGCGACACCCTCACCGTCACCGTCGAGGACGAGGGCAAGGAGGGCGACGGCATCGCGTACGTCGAGGGGTTCACGGTGTTCGTCTCCGGCGCGAGCGAGGGCGACGAACTCGAAGTAGAAATCGAGGACGTGAAGCCGAACTACGCGTTCGCCTCGAAAGTTTAG